One region of Desulfitobacterium chlororespirans DSM 11544 genomic DNA includes:
- a CDS encoding ABC transporter ATP-binding protein — MDEANSVPQGDVNMLPVLEARDLGINFGGLMAVNGFNMAIGRTEIAGLIGPNGAGKTTVFNLLTKVYQPTHGTILLDGRDTQNMNTVQINKAGIARTFQNIRLFSNLSVEDNVKLGMHNHINYGMWNGILRLPAYWKGEKQAHEKAMELLSIFDMESLAGKQAGSLPYGAQRRLEIVRALATKPLLLLLDEPAAGMNPSETAELMDNIVKIRDTFQIAIMLIEHDMNLVMGICEKISVLNFGKVIANGNPSEIRNNPQVIEAYLGKKREG, encoded by the coding sequence ATGGATGAAGCTAACAGTGTTCCTCAGGGTGATGTGAACATGCTGCCGGTGCTGGAAGCCCGGGACCTGGGTATAAACTTTGGCGGACTTATGGCTGTCAATGGTTTCAACATGGCTATCGGCCGTACGGAGATAGCCGGACTCATTGGTCCCAACGGTGCAGGAAAGACTACTGTGTTCAATCTGCTCACGAAAGTATATCAGCCTACCCATGGCACCATCCTGTTGGATGGACGTGACACGCAGAATATGAACACAGTGCAAATCAATAAAGCCGGTATCGCTCGGACCTTTCAAAATATACGCCTTTTCTCCAATCTATCGGTTGAAGACAATGTAAAGCTTGGTATGCATAATCATATCAACTATGGTATGTGGAATGGTATCCTTCGTCTCCCTGCTTACTGGAAAGGTGAGAAGCAGGCCCATGAGAAGGCCATGGAGCTTTTGTCCATCTTCGATATGGAGAGCCTGGCGGGGAAACAGGCGGGATCCCTGCCCTACGGCGCTCAACGCAGACTGGAGATAGTCCGTGCCTTAGCCACGAAACCCCTGCTGCTGCTCCTGGATGAGCCTGCCGCCGGGATGAACCCTTCCGAGACAGCCGAATTAATGGATAATATCGTGAAGATTCGTGATACCTTCCAGATCGCAATTATGCTCATTGAGCACGACATGAATCTGGTCATGGGCATCTGCGAGAAAATAAGTGTGCTTAATTTCGGTAAAGTAATCGCCAACGGCAACCCCAGCGAGATCAGGAACAACCCTCAGGTCATCGAAGCTTATTTAGGCAAGAAGAGGGAGGGCTGA
- a CDS encoding branched-chain amino acid ABC transporter permease encodes MIVLKKTTRKNLTTYALVIVAYIIVQLLISGGNISSSLQGQLVPICAYVILAISLNLTVGILGELSLGHAGFMSIGAFAGVVACISLEQIIPITILRLIVSLIVGALFAGVAGFLIGIPVLRLKGDYLAIVTLAFGEIIKNIINILYVGLDKAGLHVSFLSDSNALNLGDGGRVIIDGPLGITGIPKLSTFTIGFVLILITLFIVLNLIDSRSGRAIMALRDNRIAAESVGIHITKYKLMAFVTSAALAGAAGTLFAMNYSTIIASKFGFNTSILILVFVVLGGLGNIRGSIIAATLLTILPELLRQFNSYRMLLYAIVLILIMLATNNDAFKSHLRALKERLLPAKFRKEKGGTENG; translated from the coding sequence ATGATCGTATTGAAAAAAACTACACGTAAAAACCTCACTACTTACGCTTTGGTTATAGTGGCGTATATTATTGTCCAATTGCTTATAAGCGGCGGCAATATCAGCTCCTCCCTGCAAGGGCAGCTGGTTCCCATCTGCGCTTATGTGATCTTGGCTATTTCACTGAACCTGACCGTAGGCATACTGGGCGAGCTGTCTTTAGGCCACGCGGGTTTTATGAGTATCGGTGCCTTTGCGGGTGTCGTGGCTTGCATAAGCCTGGAGCAGATCATACCCATCACGATCCTGCGCTTGATCGTGTCTCTTATCGTCGGTGCTCTTTTCGCAGGAGTAGCCGGTTTCCTGATCGGGATACCTGTCCTGCGTCTTAAAGGCGACTATTTGGCCATCGTCACTCTGGCTTTTGGAGAAATTATCAAAAACATTATCAACATCCTTTATGTAGGGTTGGATAAAGCGGGGCTGCATGTTAGCTTTCTTAGCGACTCCAATGCCCTGAACCTTGGTGACGGCGGCAGAGTCATTATCGACGGACCCCTGGGCATCACAGGCATACCTAAGCTGTCCACTTTTACCATCGGTTTTGTCCTCATATTGATTACCCTGTTTATCGTACTGAATCTGATTGACAGCCGCTCGGGACGGGCCATTATGGCGCTGCGCGACAACCGCATTGCAGCGGAGAGTGTGGGTATTCATATCACTAAGTATAAACTGATGGCTTTTGTCACCTCCGCCGCCCTGGCCGGTGCCGCAGGGACTTTGTTTGCCATGAATTATTCCACCATCATTGCCTCTAAGTTCGGTTTCAATACCTCGATCCTGATTCTTGTTTTTGTGGTCCTGGGAGGTCTGGGTAATATTCGGGGCTCGATTATTGCCGCCACCCTACTTACCATACTCCCTGAGCTGCTGCGTCAGTTTAACAGCTACCGCATGCTTTTATATGCAATCGTTCTCATCCTGATCATGCTGGCCACCAACAATGATGCCTTTAAGAGCCATTTGCGAGCTTTAAAGGAAAGGCTGCTTCCTGCAAAGTTCAGAAAAGAAAAGGGGGGCACGGAAAATGGATGA
- a CDS encoding branched-chain amino acid ABC transporter permease: MTFLSFLISGLSLGSVYAIIALGYTMVYGIAKMLNFAHGDVIMVGAYVCFFATTRGNLHPVFGVLLAMVVCTILGVVIERLAYKPLRTATSLAVLITAIGVSYFLQNAALLLWSSNPKVFTSVVGNGSLKLFDGQLTISVIAIVTIVACLIIMAALTWFTGKTKMGKAMRACSEDKGAAQLMGINVNFTISVTFAIGSALAAIAGVLLCSAYPTLMPTTGSMPGIKAFTAAVLGGIGSIPGAMIGGILLGVIEIFGKGYISTQLSDAIVFSVLILTLLVKPTGLLGKKINEKV, encoded by the coding sequence ATGACCTTTCTCTCCTTTCTGATCAGCGGACTCAGTCTTGGCAGCGTCTATGCCATCATAGCTCTGGGCTATACAATGGTCTACGGCATTGCCAAAATGCTGAACTTTGCCCATGGCGATGTGATCATGGTCGGTGCCTATGTTTGCTTCTTCGCTACCACACGGGGGAATCTGCACCCGGTCTTCGGTGTGCTTCTGGCCATGGTGGTATGTACTATCCTGGGGGTGGTCATCGAGCGTCTGGCCTACAAGCCGCTTAGAACAGCTACCTCCTTGGCCGTGCTTATCACTGCTATAGGTGTGAGCTATTTTCTGCAGAATGCTGCTTTGCTGCTCTGGTCTTCTAATCCCAAGGTGTTCACTTCCGTAGTAGGAAATGGCTCGCTGAAGCTTTTCGACGGTCAGTTGACCATCTCCGTTATCGCTATCGTCACGATAGTTGCCTGTCTTATCATTATGGCCGCGCTGACCTGGTTCACCGGAAAGACCAAGATGGGTAAGGCGATGCGCGCCTGCTCAGAGGACAAGGGGGCGGCTCAGCTGATGGGCATCAACGTTAACTTCACCATCTCCGTTACCTTTGCCATCGGCTCTGCCCTGGCGGCAATTGCCGGCGTTCTCCTTTGCTCTGCTTATCCCACCTTGATGCCCACCACGGGCTCCATGCCCGGCATCAAGGCTTTCACTGCTGCCGTACTTGGCGGAATCGGCTCCATACCCGGCGCTATGATTGGCGGTATACTGCTGGGTGTCATCGAGATATTCGGCAAGGGTTATATCTCCACCCAGCTTTCCGATGCCATCGTGTTCTCCGTCCTTATTCTTACTTTGTTGGTCAAGCCCACCGGTCTTCTGGGCAAAAAGATCAACGAGAAAGTATGA
- a CDS encoding ABC transporter substrate-binding protein, whose amino-acid sequence MKRMFGIVFSLALTLGLLSGCGGTDKAPAREPNAGGKEPAATAFKIGGTGPLTGGAAIYGNAAKNGAQIAVDEINALGGIQFELKYEDDEHDAEKAVNAYNKLKDWGVQMSLGSVTSTPGVATSAEMFNDRIFALTPSASAPAVIEGKDNVYQMCFSDPNQGSASAQYIADKKLGTKIAIIYKNDDVYSKGIYNTFVSKAKELNLEIVSTTTFTEDSQTDFSVQLADAKKNGADLIFLPMYYTPASLIFQQAKSMDYSPKYFGVDGMDGILTLENFDKSLAEGVMLLTPFSADATDERTVKFVKKYQELFKETPNQFAADGYDVVYAYKKAIEAAGITSDMKAADICEKLVQVFPTISVDGLTGEKMTWAKTGEVSKKPKGMVIEKGTYVGMD is encoded by the coding sequence ATGAAAAGAATGTTCGGTATCGTATTCTCTCTCGCCCTGACCCTTGGTCTTCTGTCCGGTTGCGGAGGAACGGATAAAGCTCCAGCCAGAGAGCCCAACGCAGGCGGCAAAGAACCGGCTGCAACCGCCTTTAAGATTGGCGGTACCGGTCCTCTGACTGGTGGAGCAGCCATTTACGGCAACGCGGCCAAGAATGGCGCGCAGATAGCTGTTGACGAGATTAATGCCCTGGGTGGCATCCAGTTCGAACTCAAATATGAAGACGATGAGCATGATGCCGAGAAGGCCGTTAATGCTTACAATAAGCTGAAAGACTGGGGCGTGCAGATGTCCCTCGGCTCCGTGACCAGCACTCCCGGTGTGGCCACCAGTGCTGAGATGTTTAACGATCGTATATTTGCCCTGACTCCCTCCGCATCCGCTCCCGCTGTCATTGAGGGCAAGGATAATGTCTATCAGATGTGCTTCTCCGACCCCAACCAGGGTTCAGCTTCCGCTCAGTATATCGCTGACAAAAAGCTTGGCACAAAAATTGCGATTATCTACAAGAATGACGATGTATATTCCAAGGGAATCTATAATACTTTCGTTAGCAAAGCCAAAGAACTGAACCTGGAAATCGTCTCCACAACCACCTTCACTGAGGACAGCCAGACCGACTTTTCCGTTCAGCTGGCCGATGCCAAGAAAAATGGCGCCGATTTAATCTTCCTGCCTATGTATTATACTCCGGCCTCTCTGATATTCCAGCAGGCTAAGTCTATGGACTACTCCCCCAAGTACTTCGGTGTGGACGGCATGGACGGCATCCTGACCCTGGAAAACTTTGATAAATCCCTGGCTGAAGGCGTTATGCTGCTGACCCCCTTCAGTGCCGACGCTACCGATGAGCGTACCGTCAAATTTGTCAAAAAGTACCAAGAGTTATTTAAAGAAACTCCCAACCAGTTCGCTGCCGACGGTTATGATGTCGTGTATGCCTACAAGAAAGCCATTGAGGCTGCCGGCATTACCTCTGACATGAAGGCCGCCGATATCTGTGAGAAACTGGTCCAAGTATTCCCCACTATTTCTGTTGACGGACTTACCGGTGAGAAAATGACCTGGGCCAAGACTGGTGAAGTTTCTAAGAAACCTAAAGGAATGGTCATAGAAAAGGGTACCTACGTCGGTATGGACTAA